In Armatimonadota bacterium, the following proteins share a genomic window:
- a CDS encoding response regulator: protein MEKSKVLIIDDTFVGYSSIEEHLVLEEVVCTTEPDPRRGLEHIIADMPDILIIDVAYAGIDAWSLIDTVRRNKLIEDLPVVMVTGVADVEMRVRAYEMGADHVVTKPYSNAELTAIVRSMSKLNRFRKLAEQRNEIQKSLMAVQQAYDKTIQGWVKALDLRDHETEGHSVRVAQMTVHLARAFETPASDMQHIWRGALLHDIGKLAIPDAILRKRGPLTSEERRIMEKHPLHAHEMLYPVEYLRDSLPIPVYHHEKFDGTGYPFKIKGESIPLVARMFSVVDVWDALSFNRPYREAYPQDKVRGILAEGSGSHFDPDCVGLYLELLDYFDQNVPSISKIWNGAEGTAPMRPPEEAEKPAA from the coding sequence ATGGAGAAGAGCAAAGTCCTGATCATCGACGATACCTTCGTTGGGTATTCCTCGATTGAGGAGCACTTGGTTTTGGAAGAGGTTGTCTGTACAACCGAGCCGGATCCCCGCCGGGGGCTCGAACACATCATTGCCGACATGCCCGACATCCTCATCATCGATGTGGCCTATGCCGGGATCGATGCTTGGTCGCTGATCGACACCGTCCGCCGGAACAAGCTGATTGAGGACTTGCCCGTCGTCATGGTCACCGGGGTCGCCGATGTCGAGATGCGGGTCAGGGCCTACGAAATGGGGGCCGACCATGTGGTGACCAAACCGTACAGCAATGCGGAGCTCACGGCCATTGTTCGGAGCATGTCCAAGCTCAACCGGTTCCGCAAACTCGCCGAACAACGAAACGAAATCCAAAAGTCGCTGATGGCGGTGCAGCAGGCTTACGACAAGACGATCCAGGGGTGGGTGAAGGCGCTAGACCTGCGGGACCATGAGACGGAAGGCCACTCCGTCCGGGTTGCCCAGATGACCGTCCACTTGGCCCGAGCGTTTGAAACCCCGGCAAGCGACATGCAACACATTTGGCGCGGGGCCTTGCTCCACGATATCGGCAAGCTGGCCATCCCCGACGCGATCTTGCGGAAACGGGGCCCGCTGACCAGCGAGGAGCGACGCATCATGGAAAAGCATCCGCTACACGCCCACGAGATGCTCTACCCGGTCGAATACCTCCGGGACTCCCTGCCGATCCCGGTTTACCACCACGAAAAGTTTGATGGCACGGGTTACCCGTTCAAGATCAAGGGCGAGAGCATCCCCTTGGTGGCCCGGATGTTCTCGGTTGTGGACGTGTGGGATGCGCTGAGCTTCAACCGGCCGTACCGGGAGGCTTACCCGCAAGACAAAGTCCGCGGCATTTTGGCGGAAGGCTCGGGGAGCCATTTCGATCCCGATTGCGTGGGGCTCTATTTGGAATTGCTAGATTATTTCGACCAAAATGTCCCTTCGATTTCAAAGATTTGGAATGGGGCAGAAGGCACGGCGCCGATGCGGCCTCCAGAAGAAGCAGAGAAGCCCGCAGCCTAA
- a CDS encoding choice-of-anchor J domain-containing protein — translation MKRVLLLALAAVSASAFASFTEEFEDITTLPGSGWVQSNQSTPLGTTNWFQGNTTVFNAFSGAPAGYIGTNFNNTTGANTISNWLVTPTVTLDNGATFSFYTRTVSSPAFPDRLQVRMSTNGASSNTGVLPTDLGDFTTLLLDINPTYTTAGYPNNWTQFTVNISGLGSATTGRLAFRYFVENGGPSGANSDYIGIDKASYTDAVPEPATMAILGLGAAAALRRKRK, via the coding sequence ATGAAAAGAGTCCTCCTCCTCGCCCTCGCGGCAGTCAGCGCGAGCGCGTTTGCATCATTTACCGAAGAGTTTGAAGACATCACCACCCTCCCGGGTAGCGGATGGGTTCAATCCAACCAATCCACCCCCCTCGGCACCACCAACTGGTTCCAGGGCAACACTACGGTCTTCAACGCTTTCTCGGGCGCTCCGGCCGGCTACATTGGCACCAACTTCAACAACACGACCGGTGCCAACACTATTAGCAACTGGCTCGTCACGCCGACCGTCACGCTCGACAACGGCGCGACCTTCTCGTTCTACACCCGAACCGTCAGCAGCCCGGCGTTCCCGGACCGGCTCCAAGTCCGCATGAGCACCAACGGTGCCAGCAGCAACACGGGCGTTCTCCCCACCGACCTCGGTGACTTCACCACCTTGTTGCTCGACATCAACCCGACCTACACCACGGCAGGCTATCCCAATAACTGGACCCAATTCACGGTCAACATTAGCGGGCTCGGCTCGGCAACCACCGGCCGCTTGGCCTTCCGCTACTTCGTCGAAAATGGCGGCCCCTCCGGCGCCAACTCCGACTACATCGGAATCGACAAAGCCTCCTACACCGACGCGGTGCCCGAACCGGCAACCATGGCCATCCTCGGCCTGGGCGCTGCTGCGGCTCTGCGCCGCAAGCGCAAGTAA
- a CDS encoding pyruvate, phosphate dikinase — MSDKRVYLFREGNQSMRDLLGGKGANLAEMTNIGLPVPPGFTITTEVCGEYYANGRQLPAALKGELESAVRDVESQMGRTFGGSSKPLLVSVRSGSKFSMPGMMDTVLNLGLNETTVQAMIAETGNPRFVYDSYRRLIMMLSDVAFGLSKHHFDNEIFSAYKKKVGAKGDLDLTADQLKEVCDEFLAYVKAETGKEFPSDPWDQLMAGIEAVFASWNNDRAIVYRRTEKIPDEIGTAVNIQSMVYGNAGEDCGTGVAFTRDPSTGENELFGEYLMNAQGEDVVAGVRTPVPISELERQNPEVFKHFTDTCAILEKHYKDMQDLEFTIEHGKLFMLQCRNGKRTGPAAVRIAVEMVHEGLITREEAIQRVTGSHLDQLLHPRIDPSALENATELAKGLPASPGAAVGKVVFTADKAAELGVHGGAGQKVLLVREETNPDDVHGMLASQGVLTARGGKTSHAAVVARGFGIPCVAGAEELHIDEKAHFFSVGGHTVKEGETVTMDGSSGKVYLGELPLIAPEVSGSFGELMAWADEFRTLKVRTNADNPRDAQQAIEFGAEGIGLCRTEHMFFEADRLPLVQELILTKDPAIRQDMLDKLQVVQQGDFEGIFEAMDGKPVTIRLIDPPLHEFLPSKDQLIHEVCDLGYRSMTNSELKLKLEEKQKLLHEVEAMSEANPMMGLRGVRLSIILPGMVVMQTRAILQAAATVAKRGVKVFPEIMIPLVSTVNELRVVQGLLETEAKKIVAEQGVDIPYMFGTMIEIPRAALTSGEIAEYAQFFSFGTNDLTQMTFGYSRDDAEGKFLQRYVEQKILPTNPFESIDQTGVGRLMKLSVEEGRGVRPGLKCGICGEHGGDPESVHFCHAIGLDYVSCSPFRVPIARLAAAQAAVKDRVKVGTADK; from the coding sequence ATGAGCGACAAGCGAGTTTATCTGTTCCGAGAAGGGAACCAATCGATGCGCGACCTGCTTGGCGGCAAAGGCGCCAACCTCGCCGAAATGACCAATATCGGCCTACCGGTCCCCCCGGGATTCACCATCACCACCGAGGTTTGCGGCGAATATTACGCCAACGGTCGCCAGTTGCCCGCCGCCCTCAAAGGCGAATTGGAAAGCGCGGTTAGGGATGTCGAATCCCAAATGGGTCGGACTTTCGGCGGATCCAGCAAGCCGTTGCTGGTTTCTGTCCGTTCTGGCTCCAAATTCTCCATGCCGGGGATGATGGACACGGTTTTGAATCTGGGTTTGAATGAGACGACCGTCCAGGCGATGATCGCGGAAACCGGCAACCCCCGCTTTGTCTACGACAGTTATCGCCGGCTCATCATGATGCTCAGCGACGTCGCGTTCGGGCTGAGCAAACACCACTTTGATAACGAGATTTTTTCGGCATACAAGAAAAAGGTGGGGGCTAAGGGCGACCTCGACTTGACGGCGGACCAACTGAAAGAGGTTTGCGATGAATTTTTGGCCTATGTCAAGGCCGAAACGGGCAAAGAGTTCCCGAGCGACCCGTGGGATCAGCTCATGGCCGGGATCGAGGCAGTTTTTGCAAGCTGGAACAACGACCGGGCCATTGTTTACCGCCGGACAGAAAAGATCCCCGACGAGATTGGCACCGCCGTCAACATCCAATCGATGGTTTATGGCAATGCCGGCGAGGATTGCGGGACGGGGGTTGCCTTCACCCGCGACCCGAGCACGGGCGAAAACGAGCTATTCGGCGAATATTTGATGAATGCTCAAGGCGAAGACGTCGTGGCCGGCGTCCGCACCCCGGTGCCCATCAGCGAGCTGGAAAGGCAAAACCCGGAAGTGTTCAAGCACTTCACCGACACCTGCGCGATCTTGGAAAAGCACTACAAGGACATGCAGGATCTGGAATTCACCATCGAGCATGGCAAGTTGTTCATGCTCCAGTGCCGCAATGGGAAGCGAACCGGCCCGGCGGCCGTCCGGATTGCGGTTGAAATGGTTCACGAAGGGCTGATCACCCGCGAAGAGGCGATCCAGCGGGTCACCGGTTCCCACTTGGACCAGTTGCTCCACCCGCGAATCGATCCTTCGGCCCTGGAAAATGCGACCGAATTGGCAAAAGGGCTGCCGGCTTCGCCGGGGGCTGCCGTCGGCAAAGTGGTTTTCACCGCCGATAAGGCCGCCGAACTTGGGGTTCACGGCGGGGCTGGTCAAAAAGTGCTGCTCGTCCGCGAAGAAACCAACCCCGACGACGTCCACGGCATGCTGGCGTCACAAGGCGTTTTGACCGCGCGCGGCGGAAAAACCAGCCACGCCGCCGTTGTGGCCCGTGGGTTCGGGATTCCTTGTGTTGCCGGGGCCGAGGAGTTGCACATCGACGAGAAGGCGCATTTTTTCTCCGTTGGCGGCCACACGGTCAAGGAGGGAGAGACGGTCACGATGGATGGGTCGAGCGGAAAGGTCTATCTGGGCGAGCTCCCGCTCATCGCCCCCGAAGTCAGCGGGTCATTTGGAGAGCTGATGGCCTGGGCGGACGAATTCCGCACCCTCAAGGTGCGAACCAACGCCGACAACCCGCGCGACGCCCAACAAGCGATCGAATTCGGGGCCGAAGGGATCGGGTTGTGCCGGACCGAACACATGTTCTTTGAAGCCGACCGGCTCCCCTTGGTCCAGGAGCTCATCCTGACCAAGGATCCAGCCATCCGGCAAGACATGTTGGACAAATTGCAAGTGGTTCAGCAGGGCGACTTTGAGGGGATTTTTGAAGCGATGGACGGCAAGCCGGTGACCATCCGCTTGATCGACCCGCCCTTGCACGAATTCCTCCCGAGCAAGGATCAGCTGATCCACGAAGTCTGCGACCTCGGCTACCGATCGATGACCAATTCCGAGCTCAAGCTGAAGTTGGAAGAAAAGCAGAAGCTGCTTCACGAAGTGGAGGCGATGAGCGAGGCCAACCCAATGATGGGTCTGCGCGGTGTGCGACTGTCCATCATCCTCCCCGGGATGGTGGTGATGCAAACGCGGGCGATTTTGCAAGCGGCGGCAACGGTTGCCAAACGAGGTGTGAAAGTGTTCCCAGAGATCATGATCCCGCTTGTTTCCACCGTCAACGAATTGCGAGTTGTGCAAGGGCTCTTGGAGACCGAGGCGAAGAAGATCGTGGCCGAGCAAGGGGTCGACATCCCATACATGTTCGGCACGATGATCGAAATCCCACGGGCCGCTCTGACCAGCGGCGAGATCGCCGAATACGCCCAGTTTTTCAGCTTTGGCACCAACGACCTGACGCAAATGACTTTTGGCTACAGCCGGGACGATGCGGAAGGAAAGTTTTTGCAACGGTATGTTGAGCAAAAGATCTTGCCGACCAATCCGTTTGAGTCGATTGACCAGACCGGGGTTGGCCGCCTGATGAAGCTCTCTGTGGAAGAGGGCCGCGGAGTCCGGCCCGGCTTGAAGTGCGGGATTTGCGGCGAGCACGGGGGAGACCCGGAATCGGTTCATTTCTGCCACGCCATCGGCCTGGATTACGTGAGTTGCTCCCCATTCCGCGTGCCGATCGCGCGCTTGGCCGCCGCCCAGGCCGCGGTGAAAGATCGCGTCAAGGTCGGCACGGCTGATAAGTGA
- a CDS encoding HNH endonuclease: MPKHEVLLLNANYEPLNVCNLRRAVTLIILGKAEVIEDTGAAYLTSCGEHTTPSVVRMRYQVRRPIPRLRLSRHSILARDKYECQYCGSTRDLTLDHVIPRWVGGPHTWDNLVACCRRCNLKKGDKTPQQANMKLKKVPKQPHYVPYLSLQKYMSAIERDDWAFYLPVFKEFGQKAVN; encoded by the coding sequence ATGCCGAAACACGAAGTCTTGCTACTCAACGCCAACTACGAGCCGCTCAACGTTTGCAACCTCCGAAGGGCCGTCACGCTCATCATCCTGGGCAAGGCCGAAGTCATCGAAGACACCGGGGCCGCCTACCTCACTTCATGCGGCGAACACACGACGCCGTCCGTTGTCCGCATGCGCTACCAAGTCCGCCGACCCATCCCCCGGTTGCGCCTTTCGCGGCACAGCATCCTCGCCCGCGACAAATACGAGTGCCAGTATTGCGGCTCCACCCGCGACCTCACCCTGGATCACGTCATCCCCCGGTGGGTGGGTGGGCCCCACACCTGGGACAACCTGGTGGCTTGCTGCCGCCGGTGCAACCTCAAAAAGGGAGACAAAACCCCGCAGCAGGCCAACATGAAGCTCAAAAAAGTCCCTAAACAGCCGCACTACGTGCCTTATCTCAGCTTACAAAAATACATGTCCGCCATCGAAAGGGACGACTGGGCTTTCTATCTTCCCGTCTTCAAAGAGTTCGGGCAAAAGGCCGTCAACTAA
- the murA gene encoding UDP-N-acetylglucosamine 1-carboxyvinyltransferase has protein sequence MNVLRIVGGSPLKGNVDVAGSKNAALAILASVPLVDGRVELTNVPDISDIRIKLALLNQLGVESVFEGDRLTLDTAGLKQAELPEEEVRKIRTGFYMLGPLTMRLGKVQLPMPGGCKIGARPVDFHLKGLRALGVQIETVAGTYVSEVEGVDGCEIYLDAPSAGATQHLLATATLVPGNTVIQNASVEPEVVSLATFLTAAGAKIEGAGTSTITIAGVDRLESCRFRIPADRMQAGTYLLAGAITGGDVTCRGILPEEQTALVNKLREAGFNSEEGNDWVRVWAEGRGRGIRVKTMPYPGFPTDIQQPMSALLCLCDGPSSIEETIYESRIGHVDELRRMGANIRVEGRSTLIDGVENLTGATVVASDLRAGAALCLAAFAAQGETVIKNVHYIDRGYQNLERNFAQLGGQIERLAEGEWLKATGSVSS, from the coding sequence ATGAACGTATTGCGGATTGTCGGTGGCAGCCCATTGAAGGGCAATGTCGATGTGGCGGGCAGCAAAAATGCCGCCTTGGCGATTTTGGCCTCGGTGCCGTTGGTCGATGGCCGGGTTGAGCTGACGAATGTGCCAGATATCAGCGACATTCGCATCAAGTTGGCGCTCCTCAATCAACTGGGGGTGGAATCGGTCTTCGAAGGTGACCGACTGACCCTCGATACGGCCGGGTTGAAGCAGGCCGAGCTCCCCGAAGAAGAAGTCCGCAAGATCCGAACTGGCTTTTACATGTTGGGACCGCTGACGATGCGGCTTGGCAAAGTGCAACTCCCCATGCCGGGTGGTTGCAAAATCGGGGCCCGCCCCGTCGATTTCCATCTCAAGGGCCTGCGGGCGCTGGGCGTCCAAATCGAAACGGTGGCTGGCACTTATGTCTCCGAAGTCGAAGGTGTAGATGGGTGCGAAATCTACCTGGACGCCCCAAGCGCCGGGGCCACCCAACACCTGTTGGCAACGGCGACCTTGGTGCCAGGGAACACCGTGATCCAAAACGCTTCCGTGGAACCCGAAGTGGTGAGTTTGGCCACATTCCTCACCGCCGCCGGGGCAAAGATCGAGGGAGCAGGGACGAGCACGATCACTATCGCAGGTGTCGATCGGCTTGAAAGTTGCCGGTTCCGCATTCCGGCCGACCGCATGCAAGCCGGCACCTATCTGCTGGCGGGGGCCATCACTGGCGGGGACGTGACCTGCCGGGGGATTTTGCCCGAAGAGCAGACGGCTTTGGTGAACAAGCTGCGCGAAGCTGGTTTCAATTCAGAAGAAGGGAACGACTGGGTGCGGGTTTGGGCCGAAGGCCGGGGCCGGGGGATCCGGGTGAAGACCATGCCCTACCCGGGCTTCCCAACCGATATCCAGCAGCCGATGTCCGCCCTCTTGTGCCTTTGCGATGGGCCGAGTTCGATCGAAGAGACCATTTATGAAAGCCGAATCGGGCACGTCGACGAACTCCGGCGGATGGGGGCGAACATCCGGGTTGAGGGCCGTTCGACCTTGATTGACGGGGTTGAGAATTTGACGGGGGCGACCGTCGTTGCGAGCGACCTGCGGGCGGGTGCCGCCCTTTGCCTGGCGGCCTTTGCTGCCCAAGGCGAGACCGTCATCAAAAATGTCCACTATATCGACCGCGGCTACCAGAACCTCGAACGAAACTTCGCGCAACTGGGCGGCCAGATCGAACGTTTAGCAGAAGGGGAATGGCTGAAGGCGACTGGCTCGGTCAGTTCATAA
- a CDS encoding rod shape-determining protein, giving the protein MLRLVPQIGIDLGTANLLVFRRGKGIVLNEPTVVAINSKTKRVLAVGNDAREMLGRTPGNITAIRPMRDGVIAEYTVTEKMLEYIRKKTVPGPGFVKPVALICVPSGVTNVERRAVLKAAQAAGFSRASTIEEPMAAAIGAGLPIAQPGGNMVVDIGGGTTDIAVISLGGIVRSASLRVGGNKMDEAIIRHIRNVYNLGIGEPTAEELKIRIGSAFPMDPELQMEVRGRDMVAGLPKTVEVSSVEIREALSEPVRAIAEKLCQVLEETPPELSSDVIERGIVLTGGGALLRGLSTLLEKMTQIPVRVADNALDCVAIGTGRALEHMDDIERSGAVTRI; this is encoded by the coding sequence ATCTTGAGACTCGTCCCACAAATCGGAATCGACCTCGGCACGGCCAATCTTTTGGTATTCCGGCGCGGAAAGGGCATCGTGTTGAACGAACCGACGGTTGTCGCCATCAACAGCAAGACCAAAAGGGTCTTGGCCGTCGGCAACGACGCCCGCGAGATGCTGGGCCGGACCCCCGGCAACATCACCGCCATCCGGCCGATGAGGGACGGTGTCATCGCGGAATACACCGTCACCGAAAAGATGTTGGAATACATCCGCAAAAAGACGGTTCCCGGCCCGGGGTTCGTCAAGCCGGTGGCCCTAATCTGCGTCCCCAGCGGCGTGACCAATGTAGAACGCCGGGCCGTGCTCAAGGCCGCCCAGGCCGCTGGGTTTTCCCGGGCCAGCACCATCGAAGAACCGATGGCGGCCGCGATCGGCGCCGGGCTCCCAATCGCCCAACCCGGCGGCAACATGGTGGTAGACATCGGAGGAGGGACAACCGATATTGCCGTCATCAGCCTGGGGGGGATCGTCCGGTCGGCCAGCCTCCGGGTCGGCGGCAACAAGATGGACGAGGCGATCATCCGCCACATCCGCAATGTCTACAACCTGGGCATCGGCGAACCCACGGCCGAGGAACTCAAAATCAGGATCGGCAGCGCGTTCCCCATGGATCCCGAACTCCAAATGGAAGTCCGCGGCCGGGACATGGTAGCCGGGCTCCCCAAGACTGTCGAAGTCAGCAGCGTTGAAATCCGGGAGGCGCTGAGCGAACCCGTGCGCGCGATCGCAGAAAAGCTTTGCCAAGTCCTGGAAGAAACCCCGCCGGAACTTTCGAGCGACGTCATCGAGCGCGGCATCGTCCTCACCGGAGGCGGCGCGTTGTTACGCGGCCTGAGCACGCTCTTGGAAAAAATGACCCAGATCCCCGTCCGTGTGGCGGACAACGCTTTGGATTGCGTGGCCATTGGCACCGGCCGCGCGCTTGAACACATGGACGACATCGAACGGTCGGGGGCAGTCACACGGATATGA
- a CDS encoding GAF domain-containing protein: MAAQPRWSQADLWDLFDLGPVSETDIGKYLAVTLAKCVSWFRASGGSIFLDDGNGCFRLMAKSGDLSRLPVGAVIEPGVGIAGIVASSRVARLIDDPQIYPDLAGVAGDSRVASSMVIPLADTGRRVIGVLNISRQSGEQPFRDQDLDQAVALAAHVALAVGNAASVASLRDSRDAIVRANEQLVAVLDSVGSAVWVLAPDGSVVNQNLQALTCMSDPTDLVASSLARFAAEAFAGPAPEPVRLFDPQSGRAWLVRTAALESGGAVVSSQEVTAHESQQRELARVKRLAEIGQMTAAIAHEIRNPLTGIRSAAQMIRQHPEMVPDFIPLIEEESLRLNDLCDEFLEFARPLQLNLAPHRVGELAGQIVNVLAPLAGETGVSLEFVQIGPDLPISIDVRRIGQVVHNLVRNAIEVTPAGGKVLIKAEPGVLLVRDWGPGMEQDVIEKLFSPFFTTKPNGTGLGLCNCKKIVDAHGGELGVESALGEGTTLTVQLNRETV, from the coding sequence GTGGCGGCGCAACCTCGTTGGTCTCAGGCCGACCTGTGGGATCTTTTCGACCTCGGGCCGGTTTCAGAGACGGATATCGGAAAATACCTGGCAGTGACTTTAGCCAAATGCGTCAGCTGGTTTCGTGCCAGTGGCGGGTCGATTTTCTTGGATGACGGCAATGGTTGCTTCCGGTTGATGGCCAAGTCGGGGGATCTGAGCCGGCTCCCGGTCGGCGCGGTCATCGAACCCGGAGTTGGGATTGCGGGAATTGTTGCTTCCAGCCGCGTCGCCCGTTTGATCGACGACCCGCAGATTTACCCCGATTTGGCCGGGGTTGCCGGAGATTCGCGGGTTGCCAGTTCGATGGTCATCCCGCTCGCGGATACCGGACGCCGGGTCATTGGGGTGTTAAATATCAGCCGGCAATCCGGTGAGCAACCGTTCCGGGATCAGGATCTGGATCAGGCGGTCGCTTTGGCGGCCCATGTGGCGCTCGCCGTCGGCAATGCCGCCTCTGTGGCCTCATTACGGGATAGCCGGGACGCCATTGTGCGGGCCAACGAGCAGTTGGTCGCCGTTTTGGATTCCGTCGGTTCAGCGGTTTGGGTTTTGGCACCGGATGGGAGCGTGGTCAACCAGAACTTGCAAGCCCTAACGTGCATGTCTGACCCGACCGATTTGGTAGCGAGCTCTTTGGCCCGCTTTGCCGCCGAGGCATTTGCAGGGCCGGCTCCCGAACCGGTGAGGTTGTTCGATCCGCAATCGGGCCGCGCCTGGCTTGTCCGGACCGCGGCGCTGGAAAGCGGTGGGGCCGTGGTCTCATCCCAAGAAGTGACCGCCCACGAAAGCCAACAGCGTGAGCTTGCGCGCGTCAAGCGCCTCGCGGAGATCGGCCAAATGACGGCGGCCATCGCTCACGAGATTCGTAACCCGTTGACCGGGATCCGCAGTGCGGCCCAAATGATCCGGCAGCACCCTGAAATGGTGCCGGACTTCATCCCGTTAATCGAGGAGGAATCGTTGAGGTTGAACGACCTTTGCGACGAATTCCTGGAATTTGCCCGGCCTCTTCAGCTGAATTTGGCCCCTCACCGGGTTGGCGAGTTGGCGGGCCAAATCGTCAACGTGCTTGCCCCCCTTGCCGGAGAAACCGGGGTTTCGTTGGAATTTGTGCAGATCGGCCCGGATTTGCCGATATCAATCGATGTCCGGCGGATCGGGCAGGTTGTCCACAACCTTGTTCGGAACGCCATCGAGGTGACTCCTGCCGGCGGCAAAGTCCTCATTAAGGCCGAACCGGGTGTCCTTTTGGTACGGGATTGGGGTCCAGGGATGGAACAAGACGTGATAGAGAAGCTGTTTTCGCCGTTCTTCACAACCAAGCCGAATGGAACGGGGCTGGGGTTGTGTAATTGCAAGAAAATAGTGGACGCCCATGGAGGGGAATTGGGTGTTGAATCGGCACTCGGCGAGGGCACGACATTGACCGTCCAACTAAACCGAGAGACAGTATGA
- a CDS encoding sigma-54-dependent Fis family transcriptional regulator: MSKKHRVLIVDDELNIRRILQASFDKNGWLAMTAESGEEALRILAREQIDCVLTDVTMPGMSGYEIQKEVAERYPDIPVVIMTAYGTIPQAVEAIRSGAFEFVTKPFDLDSVKKTIQLALDGCEPGAKKPGGRVRKKESGGVQRTFIAESPAMREIMDMVAQVADSRATVLVTGESGTGKEVVARMIHSLSGRSANPFVAISCAALPETLLESELFGHEKGAFTGADSAKAGRFELADTGTLFLDEVGDIPMPIQIKLLRVLQEREFERLGSTKPTRVDVRLVTATNRDLQEAVDDGTFRLDLLYRLQVVEVHLPPLRDRKEDIRALCEHFLAKYSAENGRGLATVSTEALELLHRYEWPGNVRELENTMERATVMARPEEVELSIQHLPHKMRSAA, from the coding sequence ATGAGCAAGAAGCACCGCGTCCTGATCGTAGACGACGAGTTGAACATCCGCCGGATTTTGCAAGCGTCGTTCGACAAAAACGGCTGGCTGGCCATGACGGCCGAATCGGGCGAAGAGGCTTTGCGCATCTTGGCGAGGGAACAGATCGATTGTGTTTTGACCGATGTGACGATGCCGGGCATGAGCGGCTATGAGATCCAAAAGGAAGTCGCCGAACGGTATCCCGACATCCCGGTGGTTATCATGACGGCGTATGGCACGATCCCCCAGGCCGTGGAAGCGATCCGGAGCGGCGCCTTTGAGTTCGTGACCAAACCGTTCGATCTCGATTCGGTGAAAAAGACGATCCAGCTGGCCTTGGACGGTTGTGAACCCGGCGCCAAAAAGCCGGGTGGTCGCGTGCGGAAGAAGGAAAGCGGCGGCGTGCAGCGTACGTTCATCGCCGAATCGCCGGCCATGCGCGAGATTATGGACATGGTCGCGCAAGTGGCCGACAGCCGCGCCACGGTTTTGGTGACAGGTGAAAGCGGTACCGGAAAAGAGGTTGTGGCCCGCATGATCCATTCGCTCTCTGGCCGGAGCGCCAACCCCTTTGTCGCCATCAGTTGCGCGGCCCTGCCCGAAACGCTGCTTGAATCCGAACTGTTCGGGCATGAAAAGGGGGCCTTCACGGGGGCCGACTCAGCCAAGGCGGGCCGGTTCGAATTGGCGGACACGGGAACGTTGTTCTTGGATGAGGTGGGGGACATCCCCATGCCCATCCAAATCAAGCTGTTGCGGGTGCTCCAAGAGCGGGAATTCGAGCGGTTGGGTTCGACCAAACCGACACGGGTGGATGTTCGGCTTGTGACGGCTACGAACCGCGACCTCCAGGAAGCAGTGGATGACGGCACGTTCCGGCTTGATCTGCTTTACCGGTTGCAGGTGGTGGAAGTGCATCTCCCGCCACTCCGCGACCGCAAGGAGGACATCCGGGCGTTGTGCGAGCACTTTTTGGCCAAGTACTCGGCCGAAAACGGCCGCGGTTTGGCCACCGTTAGCACGGAGGCTTTGGAACTTCTTCACCGCTACGAGTGGCCGGGCAATGTTCGGGAACTGGAAAACACCATGGAGCGGGCAACGGTCATGGCCCGCCCAGAAGAAGTCGAACTATCGATCCAACACCTGCCCCACAAGATGCGGTCAGCGGCTTGA